The Mustelus asterias chromosome 18, sMusAst1.hap1.1, whole genome shotgun sequence genome has a window encoding:
- the atxn3 gene encoding ataxin-3 isoform X2 — translation MEAIFHEKQEGSLCAQHCLNNLLQGEYFSPIDLSTIAQQLDDEERERMAEGGTTTEEYRIFLQQPSGNMDDSGFFSIQWFNLNSLLTGPELISDTYLALFLAQLQQEGYSIFVVRGELPECEADELLKRMKVVQRERPKLIGEEANQRTEFGQRVQNNDWEQAIDMSKSITNALDEDDENLQRALTLSRQHMETEDEEADLRRAIHLSMQGFGQGPENSEVTSSQNAVAQSSRTIHTETPSAEELRRHRQAYFERKQRVQSEISDHPEKQNSATPKPNLASVTEQELPQADVLNSLEAGANDNSKGKGS, via the exons CAAGAAGGATCCCTCTGTGCTCAGCATTGCCTCAACAATTTGTTGCAGGGAGAATACTTTAGCCCTATAGACCTCTCTACAATTGCACAGCAGTTGGATGACGAGGAGCGAGAAAGAATGGCAGAGGGAGGAACTACCACAGAGGAATATAGAATATTTTTACAG CAACCTTCGGGAAACATGGATGATAGTGGATTCTTTTCAATTCAA TGGTTTAACCTGAATTCTTTATTGACGGGTCCAGAGTTGATCTCCGACACTTACCTCGCCCTCTTCTTGGCTCAGTTACAGCAAGAAG GTTATTCGATATTTGTAGTGAGAGGAGAACTGCCAGAATGCGAAGCTGATGAGTTACTAAAAAGGATGAAAGTGGTGCAACGAGAGAGGCCAAAGCTAATTGGCGAGGAGGCAAATCAGCGAACAGAATTTGGTCAGAG GGTACAGAACAATGACTGGGAACAAGCAATCGATATGTCCAAATCAATTACAAATGCTCTGGATGAAGATGATGAAAATCTGCAGCGGGCGTTGACGTTAAGCCGCCAGCACATGGAGACAGAAGATGAAGAAGCGGATCTGCGAAGAGCGATTCACCTCAGCATGCAAG GTTTTGGGCAAGGGCCAGAAAATTCAGAGGTGACTTCATCTCAGAATGCTGTTGCACAATCTTCAAGAACAATTCATACCGAAACTCCTTCAGCAGAGGAACTACGAAGACACAGACAAGCGTACTTTGAAAG AAAGCAACGTGTACAATCAGAAATTTCGGATCATCCAGAAAAACAAAACTCTGCAACACCGAAGCCAAATTTGG CTAGTGTGACTGAACAAGAACTGCCTCAAGCAGATGTGTTGAATTCGCTAGAAGCTGGTGCCAATGATAATTCAAAGGGGAAAGGAAGTTAA
- the atxn3 gene encoding ataxin-3 isoform X1 produces the protein MEAIFHEKQEGSLCAQHCLNNLLQGEYFSPIDLSTIAQQLDDEERERMAEGGTTTEEYRIFLQQPSGNMDDSGFFSIQVISTALSVWCLEITLFNSPEYQRLRIDPVIERAFICNYKEHWFTVRKLGNQWFNLNSLLTGPELISDTYLALFLAQLQQEGYSIFVVRGELPECEADELLKRMKVVQRERPKLIGEEANQRTEFGQRVQNNDWEQAIDMSKSITNALDEDDENLQRALTLSRQHMETEDEEADLRRAIHLSMQGFGQGPENSEVTSSQNAVAQSSRTIHTETPSAEELRRHRQAYFERKQRVQSEISDHPEKQNSATPKPNLASVTEQELPQADVLNSLEAGANDNSKGKGS, from the exons CAAGAAGGATCCCTCTGTGCTCAGCATTGCCTCAACAATTTGTTGCAGGGAGAATACTTTAGCCCTATAGACCTCTCTACAATTGCACAGCAGTTGGATGACGAGGAGCGAGAAAGAATGGCAGAGGGAGGAACTACCACAGAGGAATATAGAATATTTTTACAG CAACCTTCGGGAAACATGGATGATAGTGGATTCTTTTCAATTCAA GTGATTAGTACTGCCTTGAGTGTTTGGTGTTTAGAGATTACCCTCTTCAACAGCCCAGAATATCAGCGATTAAGGATTGATCCAGT AATTGAAAGGGCTTTTATATGCAACTACAAAGAACATTGGTTTACAGTGCGAAAATTAGGAAATCAG TGGTTTAACCTGAATTCTTTATTGACGGGTCCAGAGTTGATCTCCGACACTTACCTCGCCCTCTTCTTGGCTCAGTTACAGCAAGAAG GTTATTCGATATTTGTAGTGAGAGGAGAACTGCCAGAATGCGAAGCTGATGAGTTACTAAAAAGGATGAAAGTGGTGCAACGAGAGAGGCCAAAGCTAATTGGCGAGGAGGCAAATCAGCGAACAGAATTTGGTCAGAG GGTACAGAACAATGACTGGGAACAAGCAATCGATATGTCCAAATCAATTACAAATGCTCTGGATGAAGATGATGAAAATCTGCAGCGGGCGTTGACGTTAAGCCGCCAGCACATGGAGACAGAAGATGAAGAAGCGGATCTGCGAAGAGCGATTCACCTCAGCATGCAAG GTTTTGGGCAAGGGCCAGAAAATTCAGAGGTGACTTCATCTCAGAATGCTGTTGCACAATCTTCAAGAACAATTCATACCGAAACTCCTTCAGCAGAGGAACTACGAAGACACAGACAAGCGTACTTTGAAAG AAAGCAACGTGTACAATCAGAAATTTCGGATCATCCAGAAAAACAAAACTCTGCAACACCGAAGCCAAATTTGG CTAGTGTGACTGAACAAGAACTGCCTCAAGCAGATGTGTTGAATTCGCTAGAAGCTGGTGCCAATGATAATTCAAAGGGGAAAGGAAGTTAA
- the atxn3 gene encoding ataxin-3 isoform X3, with translation MTRSEKEWQREELPQRNIEYFYSNLRETWMIVDSFQFKIERAFICNYKEHWFTVRKLGNQWFNLNSLLTGPELISDTYLALFLAQLQQEGYSIFVVRGELPECEADELLKRMKVVQRERPKLIGEEANQRTEFGQRVQNNDWEQAIDMSKSITNALDEDDENLQRALTLSRQHMETEDEEADLRRAIHLSMQGFGQGPENSEVTSSQNAVAQSSRTIHTETPSAEELRRHRQAYFERKQRVQSEISDHPEKQNSATPKPNLASVTEQELPQADVLNSLEAGANDNSKGKGS, from the exons ATGACGAGGAGCGAGAAAGAATGGCAGAGGGAGGAACTACCACAGAGGAATATAGAATATTTTTACAG CAACCTTCGGGAAACATGGATGATAGTGGATTCTTTTCAATTCAA AATTGAAAGGGCTTTTATATGCAACTACAAAGAACATTGGTTTACAGTGCGAAAATTAGGAAATCAG TGGTTTAACCTGAATTCTTTATTGACGGGTCCAGAGTTGATCTCCGACACTTACCTCGCCCTCTTCTTGGCTCAGTTACAGCAAGAAG GTTATTCGATATTTGTAGTGAGAGGAGAACTGCCAGAATGCGAAGCTGATGAGTTACTAAAAAGGATGAAAGTGGTGCAACGAGAGAGGCCAAAGCTAATTGGCGAGGAGGCAAATCAGCGAACAGAATTTGGTCAGAG GGTACAGAACAATGACTGGGAACAAGCAATCGATATGTCCAAATCAATTACAAATGCTCTGGATGAAGATGATGAAAATCTGCAGCGGGCGTTGACGTTAAGCCGCCAGCACATGGAGACAGAAGATGAAGAAGCGGATCTGCGAAGAGCGATTCACCTCAGCATGCAAG GTTTTGGGCAAGGGCCAGAAAATTCAGAGGTGACTTCATCTCAGAATGCTGTTGCACAATCTTCAAGAACAATTCATACCGAAACTCCTTCAGCAGAGGAACTACGAAGACACAGACAAGCGTACTTTGAAAG AAAGCAACGTGTACAATCAGAAATTTCGGATCATCCAGAAAAACAAAACTCTGCAACACCGAAGCCAAATTTGG CTAGTGTGACTGAACAAGAACTGCCTCAAGCAGATGTGTTGAATTCGCTAGAAGCTGGTGCCAATGATAATTCAAAGGGGAAAGGAAGTTAA